In Streptomyces sp. NBC_00483, a single window of DNA contains:
- a CDS encoding ribonucleoside-diphosphate reductase subunit alpha — translation MTIAPAEPVSATPQDGPGAALLRTLTELTADLPDADPGRIAAAALRGRSARADEAELRDLATEAAAGLISEDPAYSRLAARLLTRSIAAEAASQGVTSFTGSVEVGHREGLIADRTAEFVRVHAARLDALIDVAGDDRFGYFGLRTLHSRYLLRHPITRHVIETPQHFMLRVACGLAEDDSVRALDEVAALYGLMSRLDYLPSSPTLFNSGTRHPQMSSCYLLDSPLDELDSIYDRYHQVARLSKHAGGIGLSYSRIRSRGSLIRGTNGHSNGIVPFLKTLDASVAAVNQGGRRKGAAAVYLETWHSDIEEFLELRDNTGEDARRTHNLNLAHWIPDEFMRRVNTDQPWSLFSPADVPELVDLWGEEFDAAYRKAEADGKAQRTIPARDLYGRMMRTLAQTGNGWLTFKDAANRTANQTAEPGHTVHSSNLCTEILEVTDDGETAVCNLGSVNLGSFVVDGGIDWERLDETVRTAVTFLDRVVDINFYPTDQAGRSNSRWRPVGLGAMGLQDVFFKLRMPFDSAEARALSTRISERIMLAAYEASADLAERNGPLPAWEKTRTARGVLHPDHYGVELTWPERWAALRERIASVGMRNSLLLAIAPTATIASIAGVYECIEPQVSNLFKRETLSGEFLQINSYLIDELKALGVWDAKTREALRESSGSVQGFTWVPEEIRALYRTAWEIPQRGLIDMAAARTPFLDQAQSLNLFMETPTIGKLSSMYAYAWKSGLKTTYYLRSRPATRIARAAGNSTVPAQTATPDPEAVACSLENPESCEACQ, via the coding sequence GTGACCATCGCGCCCGCCGAACCGGTCTCAGCCACCCCCCAGGACGGCCCGGGTGCCGCACTGCTGCGCACCCTGACCGAGCTGACCGCCGACCTCCCCGACGCCGATCCCGGCCGGATCGCGGCCGCCGCGCTGCGCGGCCGTTCGGCGCGGGCCGATGAGGCCGAGCTGCGCGATCTCGCCACCGAGGCCGCGGCCGGTCTGATCTCCGAGGACCCCGCCTACTCCCGGCTCGCCGCCCGACTGCTCACCCGCTCCATCGCCGCGGAGGCCGCCTCGCAGGGCGTCACGTCCTTCACCGGGTCGGTCGAGGTCGGCCACCGCGAGGGCCTGATCGCGGACCGCACGGCCGAGTTCGTACGGGTGCACGCGGCGCGCCTCGACGCGCTGATCGACGTCGCGGGCGACGACCGCTTCGGCTACTTCGGCCTGCGCACGCTGCACAGCCGCTACCTGCTGCGGCACCCGATCACCCGGCACGTCATCGAGACCCCGCAGCACTTCATGCTGCGCGTGGCCTGCGGACTCGCCGAGGACGACAGCGTCCGCGCGCTGGACGAAGTGGCCGCCCTGTACGGCCTGATGAGCCGCCTCGACTACCTGCCCTCCTCCCCCACGCTCTTCAACTCCGGCACCCGCCACCCCCAGATGTCGAGCTGCTACCTGCTCGACTCCCCGCTCGACGAGCTCGACTCGATCTACGACCGGTACCACCAGGTCGCCCGCCTCTCGAAGCACGCGGGTGGCATCGGTCTCTCGTACTCCCGCATCCGCAGCCGCGGTTCGCTGATCCGCGGCACGAACGGGCACTCCAACGGCATCGTCCCGTTCCTGAAGACGCTGGACGCCTCGGTCGCCGCCGTGAACCAGGGAGGCCGCCGCAAAGGCGCCGCCGCGGTCTACCTGGAGACCTGGCACTCCGACATCGAGGAGTTCCTCGAGCTGCGCGACAACACTGGTGAGGACGCGCGCCGCACCCACAACCTGAACCTCGCGCACTGGATCCCGGACGAGTTCATGCGCCGGGTGAACACGGACCAGCCGTGGTCGCTGTTCTCGCCGGCCGACGTGCCCGAGCTCGTCGACCTGTGGGGCGAGGAGTTCGACGCCGCGTACCGCAAGGCCGAGGCCGACGGGAAGGCCCAGCGGACCATCCCGGCCCGCGATCTGTACGGCCGCATGATGCGCACCCTCGCGCAGACCGGCAACGGCTGGCTGACCTTCAAGGACGCCGCCAACCGCACCGCCAACCAGACGGCGGAGCCCGGCCACACGGTCCACTCCTCGAATCTCTGCACGGAGATCCTGGAGGTGACGGACGACGGGGAGACGGCCGTCTGCAACCTGGGGTCGGTGAACCTCGGGTCCTTCGTCGTGGACGGTGGCATCGACTGGGAGCGGCTCGACGAGACGGTCCGCACGGCCGTCACCTTCCTCGACCGCGTCGTCGACATCAACTTCTACCCGACCGACCAGGCGGGCCGCTCCAACTCCCGCTGGCGCCCGGTGGGCCTGGGCGCGATGGGCCTCCAGGACGTCTTCTTCAAGCTGCGCATGCCGTTCGACTCGGCGGAGGCCCGCGCCCTGTCCACCCGCATCTCCGAGCGCATCATGCTCGCGGCGTACGAGGCGTCGGCCGACCTGGCCGAGCGCAACGGTCCCCTTCCCGCCTGGGAGAAGACCCGTACGGCGCGCGGCGTGCTGCACCCCGACCACTACGGCGTGGAGCTGACGTGGCCGGAGCGCTGGGCGGCGCTGCGGGAACGCATCGCGTCGGTCGGCATGCGCAACTCCCTCCTCCTCGCCATCGCGCCCACGGCCACCATCGCCTCGATCGCCGGCGTCTACGAGTGCATCGAGCCGCAGGTATCCAACCTCTTCAAGCGGGAGACCCTGTCGGGCGAGTTCCTCCAGATCAACTCGTACCTCATCGACGAGCTGAAGGCGCTCGGCGTCTGGGACGCCAAGACCCGCGAGGCGCTGCGCGAGTCCAGCGGCTCGGTGCAGGGCTTCACCTGGGTCCCGGAGGAGATCCGCGCCCTCTACCGCACGGCGTGGGAGATCCCGCAGCGCGGCCTCATCGACATGGCGGCGGCGCGGACCCCGTTCCTCGACCAGGCCCAGTCCCTGAACCTCTTCATGGAGACGCCGACCATCGGCAAGCTCTCCTCGATGTACGCGTACGCCTGGAAGTCGGGCCTGAAGACGACGTACTACCTGCGCTCGCGCCCGGCGACGCGCATCGCGCGGGCGGCGGGCAACAGCACCGTCCCCGCACAGACCGCGACGCCCGACCCCGAGGCCGTCGCCTGCTCCCTTGAAAACCCCGAGTCCTGCGAGGCATGCCAGTGA
- a CDS encoding YbdD/YjiX family protein — protein sequence MPASAVLRVARYVRWFVRELTDESAYDRYVTHLGETHPGASVPSRRDFERMRTDRQESDPRQGFRCC from the coding sequence ATGCCGGCGTCGGCAGTTCTACGGGTGGCTAGGTATGTGCGGTGGTTCGTCCGTGAGTTGACGGACGAGAGCGCGTACGACCGGTACGTGACGCACCTCGGGGAGACCCACCCGGGTGCGTCCGTTCCGTCCCGGCGCGACTTCGAGCGCATGCGGACGGACCGCCAGGAATCGGATCCCCGGCAGGGGTTCCGCTGCTGCTGA
- a CDS encoding ribonucleotide-diphosphate reductase subunit beta, which yields MPVTTAADKHTTTTGEKNLLDPGFELTLRPMRYPDFYERYRDAIKNTWTVEEVDLHSDVADLAKLSPGEQHMIARLVAFFATGDSIVANNLVLTLYKHINSPEARLYLSRQLFEEAVHVQFYLTLLDTYLPDPDDRVEAFAAVENIPSIREKAEFCFRWMDSVEGLDRLATKSDRRRFLLNLICFAACIEGLFFYGAFAYVYWFRSRGLLHGLATGTNWVFRDETMHMSFAFDVVDTVRKEEPELFDDELQQQVTDMLKEAVEAELQFSRDLCGEGLPGMNTDSMRQYLECVADQRLQRLGFAPIYGSENPFSFMELQGVQELTNFFERRPSAYQVAVEGSVGFDEDF from the coding sequence ATGCCAGTGACCACCGCCGCCGACAAGCACACGACGACGACCGGCGAGAAGAACCTGCTCGACCCCGGCTTCGAGCTGACGCTCCGGCCGATGCGCTATCCGGACTTCTACGAGCGCTACCGCGACGCCATCAAGAACACGTGGACGGTGGAGGAGGTCGACCTCCACTCGGACGTCGCCGACCTCGCGAAGCTGTCACCGGGTGAGCAGCACATGATCGCCCGACTGGTCGCATTCTTCGCGACGGGCGACTCGATCGTCGCGAACAACCTGGTCCTCACGCTCTACAAGCACATCAACTCCCCAGAGGCGCGGCTGTACTTGAGCCGTCAGCTCTTCGAGGAGGCCGTGCACGTCCAGTTCTATCTGACGCTGCTCGACACCTATCTGCCCGACCCGGACGACCGGGTCGAGGCGTTCGCGGCGGTGGAGAACATCCCCTCCATCCGCGAGAAGGCCGAGTTCTGTTTCCGTTGGATGGATTCCGTCGAGGGCCTCGACCGTCTGGCGACCAAGTCGGACCGCCGCCGCTTCCTCCTCAACCTGATCTGCTTCGCGGCGTGCATCGAGGGCCTCTTCTTCTACGGCGCCTTCGCCTACGTCTACTGGTTCCGCTCGCGCGGCCTGCTGCACGGCCTCGCCACCGGCACCAACTGGGTCTTCCGCGACGAGACGATGCACATGAGCTTCGCCTTCGACGTGGTGGACACGGTCCGCAAGGAGGAGCCGGAGCTCTTCGACGACGAGTTGCAGCAGCAGGTCACCGACATGCTCAAGGAAGCCGTCGAGGCCGAGCTGCAGTTCAGCCGTGACCTGTGCGGCGAGGGTCTGCCGGGCATGAACACCGACTCGATGCGGCAGTACCTGGAGTGCGTCGCCGACCAGCGCCTGCAGCGCCTCGGCTTCGCGCCGATCTACGGCTCGGAGAACCCGTTCTCGTTCATGGAGCTCCAGGGCGTCCAGGAACTGACCAACTTCTTCGAGCGGCGCCCTTCGGCGTACCAGGTCGCGGTCGAGGGCTCGGTCGGCTTCGACGAGGACTTCTGA
- a CDS encoding GNAT family N-acetyltransferase has protein sequence MIRTVRPDEYAALGELSARAYLGSGLLAFGEDDWYAAELRDVEKRARQAEVLVAEDPDGRVLGSVTYVSSHDHPYAELARPSEAEFRMLAVAVEARGKGVGEALVRAVIDRARTAGKSAVVLCTQPLATASHRLYERLGFTRIPDRDWAPIPEVMLRAYELRLSAGASAG, from the coding sequence GTGATCAGAACTGTGCGCCCCGATGAGTACGCCGCCCTCGGCGAGTTGAGTGCCCGCGCCTACCTGGGCAGTGGCCTCCTCGCGTTCGGCGAGGACGACTGGTACGCCGCCGAACTGCGCGACGTCGAGAAACGCGCCCGGCAGGCCGAGGTGCTCGTCGCCGAGGACCCGGACGGCCGGGTCCTCGGCAGCGTCACCTACGTCTCCTCGCACGACCACCCGTACGCGGAGCTGGCGCGCCCCTCGGAGGCCGAGTTCCGGATGCTGGCCGTCGCCGTCGAGGCGCGCGGGAAGGGCGTCGGCGAGGCGCTCGTACGGGCCGTGATCGACCGGGCCCGCACGGCCGGCAAGTCGGCGGTGGTGCTGTGCACCCAGCCGCTCGCGACCGCCTCGCACCGCCTCTACGAGCGCCTCGGCTTCACCCGGATCCCGGACCGCGACTGGGCCCCGATCCCGGAAGTGATGCTGCGGGCGTACGAGTTGAGGCTGTCGGCAGGGGCTTCGGCGGGCTGA
- a CDS encoding cytochrome P450 has product MTVESTLPAPAPGQAGASLPPLAPGGAPLLGHAPQMLRDPLAFLTRLRDGGDVVRLRLGPKTVFAACDPVLVEKLLKSPDFIVGGALWDALEVLLGEGVASSNGQKHRRQRRAIQPAFRADRIADYASLMAEEAQAAADRWQDGQTVDINAEMFRLSARITARAMLHIDAEDDRSDRLGETMGTVFVGMYRRMILSFGPLYRLPLPANRRFERAMAELHRMVDEIIVERRAQAAEGIDTGDLLAALLDAHDDDGEAVTDQEIHDQVLALLLAGGENVSKTLAWTLGLLAEHPDHESRLYEEVESVTGGVRQVAFGDLGKLAYMRNLLAESMRIRPSVWIFTRISAVDTTLGGYRIPAGTDIVYSPYAMQHDPRSFDDVNVFDPDRWLPERVTDVAKVAHQPFGTGNRKCPGDHFSMVGLGLILGTLVSRWRFETVPETESTAKLGITIGPKNGNLRVWARG; this is encoded by the coding sequence GGCTGCGGGACGGCGGCGACGTGGTCCGGCTGCGGCTCGGCCCCAAGACGGTCTTCGCGGCCTGCGACCCCGTCCTGGTCGAGAAGCTCCTCAAGAGCCCGGACTTCATCGTCGGCGGCGCGTTGTGGGACGCCCTCGAGGTGCTCCTCGGCGAGGGCGTGGCGAGCAGCAACGGGCAGAAGCACCGGCGCCAGCGCCGTGCCATCCAGCCCGCGTTCCGGGCCGATCGGATCGCCGACTACGCCTCGTTGATGGCAGAGGAGGCGCAGGCCGCGGCCGACCGCTGGCAGGACGGGCAGACCGTCGACATCAACGCCGAGATGTTCCGCCTGTCGGCCCGGATCACGGCCCGCGCCATGCTGCACATCGACGCGGAGGACGACCGCTCGGACCGCCTCGGCGAGACGATGGGCACGGTCTTCGTCGGCATGTACCGGCGGATGATCCTGTCCTTCGGACCGCTGTACCGGCTGCCCCTGCCGGCCAATCGGCGTTTCGAGCGCGCGATGGCCGAATTGCACCGCATGGTCGACGAGATCATCGTCGAGCGAAGGGCTCAGGCGGCCGAGGGAATCGACACCGGAGACCTTCTCGCGGCATTGCTCGACGCGCACGACGACGACGGTGAAGCGGTCACCGACCAAGAGATCCACGATCAGGTTTTGGCCCTCCTGTTGGCCGGCGGCGAGAATGTCTCCAAGACGCTGGCTTGGACGCTCGGACTCCTCGCCGAACACCCGGACCATGAAAGCCGGTTGTACGAAGAGGTTGAATCGGTGACGGGTGGCGTCAGGCAGGTGGCTTTCGGCGACCTCGGGAAACTCGCATATATGCGGAATCTCCTTGCCGAGTCGATGCGCATTCGCCCCAGCGTGTGGATATTCACGCGCATATCGGCGGTCGATACGACGCTCGGTGGGTATCGCATTCCGGCCGGGACGGACATCGTCTACAGCCCGTACGCGATGCAGCACGACCCGCGCTCGTTCGACGACGTGAACGTCTTTGACCCCGACCGATGGCTGCCGGAGCGCGTCACGGACGTCGCGAAGGTGGCACACCAGCCGTTCGGCACAGGCAACCGCAAGTGCCCCGGCGATCACTTCAGTATGGTCGGACTCGGCCTCATCCTGGGCACCTTGGTGTCGCGGTGGCGATTCGAGACGGTCCCCGAGACGGAGTCGACGGCGAAGCTGGGCATCACCATCGGCCCCAAGAACGGGAACCTGCGGGTGTGGGCCCGTGGCTGA
- a CDS encoding helix-turn-helix domain-containing protein, with product MLKNVAAVLLDGVHPFELGVVCEVFGLDRSDAGLPVYDFAAVSTEGPSLTTHVPGMTVSTPHGLERLAEADLITIPSEGRRFGQYPPELLDALRQAVDRGARVLSLCAGVFVLGEAGLLDGRRCAVHWRYARELAVRFPRTRVDPDVLYVDEGPVITSAGTAAGIDACLHIVRKEHGSEVANTIARRMVVPPHRDGGQAQYVERPLPATRCDTVGGVLAWMERHLGDPVTVEELAARAHMSPRTFARRFQQETGTTPYRWLLRQRVLFAQELLEGTDETVDAIAARAGFGNAAAMRHQFMKALGTTPNAFRRTFRVKLAS from the coding sequence ATGCTGAAAAACGTGGCCGCCGTGCTGCTGGACGGCGTGCATCCCTTTGAACTCGGCGTCGTGTGCGAGGTGTTCGGCCTCGACCGCAGCGACGCCGGGCTGCCCGTGTACGACTTCGCGGCCGTCTCCACCGAGGGGCCCTCACTCACCACGCACGTGCCCGGCATGACGGTCTCCACCCCGCACGGCCTCGAACGGCTCGCGGAGGCCGACCTCATCACGATCCCCTCGGAGGGGCGGCGGTTCGGCCAGTACCCGCCGGAACTGCTCGACGCGCTGCGGCAGGCGGTCGACCGGGGCGCGCGCGTGCTCAGCCTCTGCGCGGGGGTGTTCGTCCTCGGCGAGGCCGGACTGCTCGACGGCCGCCGGTGCGCGGTCCACTGGCGGTACGCGCGCGAGCTCGCCGTCCGCTTCCCGCGCACCCGCGTCGACCCCGATGTGCTGTACGTCGACGAGGGCCCGGTCATCACCTCCGCCGGCACGGCCGCGGGCATCGACGCCTGCCTCCACATCGTCCGCAAGGAGCACGGCTCCGAGGTGGCCAACACGATCGCCCGCCGCATGGTCGTCCCGCCGCACCGCGACGGCGGCCAGGCCCAGTACGTGGAGCGCCCGCTGCCGGCGACGCGCTGCGACACGGTGGGCGGGGTGCTGGCGTGGATGGAGCGGCATCTGGGAGATCCGGTGACCGTGGAGGAGCTGGCGGCGCGGGCGCACATGTCGCCGCGCACGTTCGCGCGGCGCTTCCAGCAGGAGACCGGCACGACGCCGTACCGCTGGCTGCTGCGCCAACGCGTCCTGTTCGCCCAGGAGTTGCTGGAGGGCACGGACGAGACGGTGGACGCGATCGCCGCGCGCGCCGGGTTCGGCAACGCGGCGGCGATGCGCCATCAGTTCATGAAGGCGTTGGGGACGACCCCCAACGCCTTCCGCAGGACCTTCCGGGTGAAGCTCGCCTCCTAG
- the mctP gene encoding monocarboxylate uptake permease MctP encodes MNGGVNGVALTVFIIFFVAVTVMGFLAARWRKAENEASLDEWGLGGRSFGTWVTWFLLGGDLYTAYTFVAVPAAIYAAGASGFFAVPYTILVYPLIFTFLPRLWSVSHKHGYVTTSDFVRGRFGSKGLSLAVAITGILATMPYIALQLVGIQAVLDVMGVGGGENTNWFVKDLPLLLAFGVLAAYTYSSGLRAPALIAFVKDGLIYLVIAVAIIYIPIKLGGFEHIFSAANDKFDAANEAAGKPVAGLAPGSGGTWTYATLALGSALALFMYPHSITATLSSKSRNVIRRNTTILPLYSLMLGLLGLLGFMAIAAGIKVQNGQLAIPQLFEDMFPDWFTGVAFAAIGIGALVPAAIMSIAAANLFTRNIYKDFIKPDATPEQETKVSKLVSLLVKVGALAFVLTMDKTVAINFQLLGGIWILQTMPALVGGLFTRWFHRWALLAGWAVGMLYGTLAAYGVASPTQAHFGGSSAEIPGIGEIGYIGLTAFVLNVVVTVVGTFVLKAFNAPDGVDETSREDYTADAGDKGVQTELPTVGAGAGH; translated from the coding sequence GTGAACGGCGGCGTCAACGGTGTCGCGCTCACCGTCTTCATCATCTTCTTCGTGGCCGTCACGGTCATGGGCTTCCTCGCCGCGCGCTGGCGGAAGGCCGAGAACGAAGCATCGCTCGACGAATGGGGCCTGGGCGGCCGCTCGTTCGGCACCTGGGTCACCTGGTTCCTGCTGGGCGGCGACCTCTACACGGCGTACACCTTCGTCGCCGTCCCCGCGGCGATCTACGCGGCCGGCGCCTCCGGCTTCTTCGCGGTGCCGTACACGATCCTGGTGTACCCGCTGATCTTCACCTTCCTGCCGCGCCTGTGGTCGGTCTCGCACAAGCACGGGTACGTGACCACGTCCGACTTCGTGCGCGGCCGCTTCGGCTCGAAGGGCCTCTCGCTCGCGGTCGCGATCACCGGCATCCTCGCCACGATGCCGTACATCGCGCTCCAACTGGTGGGCATCCAGGCGGTCCTTGACGTGATGGGCGTCGGCGGCGGCGAGAACACCAACTGGTTCGTCAAGGACCTGCCACTGCTGCTCGCCTTCGGCGTGCTCGCCGCGTACACGTACTCCTCGGGCCTGCGGGCGCCCGCGCTGATCGCGTTCGTCAAGGACGGCCTGATCTACCTCGTGATCGCGGTCGCCATCATCTACATCCCGATCAAGCTCGGCGGGTTCGAGCACATCTTCTCGGCGGCGAACGACAAGTTCGACGCGGCCAACGAAGCCGCCGGCAAACCGGTCGCCGGGCTCGCACCGGGATCCGGCGGTACGTGGACGTACGCGACGCTCGCGCTCGGTTCCGCCCTGGCGCTGTTCATGTACCCGCACTCGATCACGGCGACCCTGTCCTCCAAGAGCCGCAACGTGATCCGCCGCAACACCACGATCCTGCCGCTGTACTCGCTGATGCTGGGCCTGCTCGGGCTGCTCGGGTTCATGGCGATCGCGGCCGGGATCAAGGTGCAGAACGGGCAGTTGGCGATTCCGCAGCTGTTCGAGGACATGTTCCCCGACTGGTTCACGGGCGTCGCGTTCGCCGCCATCGGCATCGGCGCGCTGGTCCCCGCGGCCATCATGTCCATCGCCGCGGCGAACCTGTTCACGCGCAACATCTACAAGGACTTCATCAAGCCGGACGCGACGCCCGAGCAGGAGACCAAGGTCTCCAAGCTGGTCTCGCTGCTCGTGAAGGTGGGCGCCCTGGCCTTCGTCCTCACCATGGACAAGACCGTCGCGATCAACTTCCAGCTGCTCGGCGGCATCTGGATCCTCCAGACGATGCCGGCCCTGGTCGGCGGCCTGTTCACGCGCTGGTTCCACCGGTGGGCGCTGCTCGCGGGCTGGGCGGTCGGCATGCTGTACGGCACGCTCGCCGCGTACGGCGTCGCGTCGCCGACGCAGGCGCACTTCGGCGGCTCGTCGGCGGAGATCCCCGGCATCGGCGAGATCGGCTACATCGGCCTCACGGCGTTCGTCCTGAACGTCGTCGTGACCGTGGTCGGAACCTTCGTCCTGAAGGCGTTCAACGCCCCGGACGGCGTCGACGAGACGTCCCGCGAGGACTACACGGCCGACGCGGGCGACAAGGGGGTCCAGACCGAACTGCCCACGGTCGGCGCGGGCGCCGGTCACTAG
- a CDS encoding carbon starvation CstA family protein has translation MRTASPRTVILWTVVALVGAAGWSVLALARGEEVSAAWMVAAALGTYAIAYRFYAKFIAHKVLKVDGKRATPAERLGNGMDFHPTDRRVLLGHHFAAIAGAGPLVGPVLAAQMGYLPGTIWIIVGVIFAGAVQDMVVLFFSTRRDGRSLGQMAREEIGLVGGAAALVAAFAIMIILLGVLALVVVNALAESPWGTFSIAMTIPIALLMGFYLRVLRPGRVSEVSLIGVALLLIALIAGRWVAESSWAGTFTLAPSTLVIWMVIYGFVASVLPVWMLLAPRDYLSTFMKLGTIALLAIGVVVALPTLKMDPVTEFASRGDGPVFAGSLFPFVFITIACGALSGFHALISSGTTPKMIQKETQVRMIGYGSMLMESAVAVMALVAASIIDPGLYFAMNAPAGVIGDSVQSASQAVAGFGYSISPAELAQAAKNVEEASLLSRTGGAPTLAVGVSEIFSQVTGGGLRAFWYHFAIMFEALFILTALDAGTRVGRFMLQDMLGNVYKPFKNISWKPGLLLTSAVVVGLWGYFLWVGVHEPLGGINQLFPIFGISNQLLAAVALAVCTTLLVKSGRLKWAWITGIPLVWDTVVTLTASWQKVFSSDPRVGFFQQRSNYQDAIDAGKILPPAKTMDDMHTVVTNSTVDGVLSAALALLIIVVVLDALRVCVKHVRNPQSSRLSEAPYVESTLVAPAGLVPTQEEKAEARDAGVGSSTGG, from the coding sequence GTGCGTACCGCTTCTCCTAGAACCGTGATCCTGTGGACCGTCGTCGCCCTCGTGGGCGCGGCCGGCTGGTCCGTACTCGCGCTCGCCCGCGGCGAGGAGGTCTCCGCCGCGTGGATGGTGGCCGCCGCCCTCGGGACGTACGCCATCGCCTACCGCTTCTACGCGAAGTTCATCGCGCACAAGGTGCTGAAGGTCGACGGGAAGCGGGCCACGCCCGCCGAGCGGCTGGGCAACGGCATGGACTTCCACCCCACCGACCGGCGCGTGCTCCTCGGACACCACTTCGCGGCCATCGCGGGGGCGGGACCGCTGGTCGGGCCCGTGCTCGCGGCGCAGATGGGGTATCTGCCGGGCACCATCTGGATCATCGTCGGCGTGATCTTCGCGGGCGCCGTCCAGGACATGGTCGTGCTGTTCTTCTCGACGCGGCGCGACGGGCGTTCGCTCGGACAGATGGCGCGCGAGGAGATCGGCCTGGTCGGCGGGGCCGCCGCCCTGGTCGCCGCCTTCGCCATCATGATCATCCTGCTCGGGGTGCTCGCCCTGGTCGTGGTGAACGCGCTCGCCGAGTCTCCGTGGGGCACCTTCTCCATCGCGATGACGATCCCGATCGCGCTGCTCATGGGCTTCTATCTGCGGGTGCTGCGCCCCGGACGGGTGTCCGAGGTGTCGCTCATCGGGGTCGCGCTGCTGCTGATCGCGCTCATCGCAGGCCGCTGGGTCGCCGAGTCCTCGTGGGCCGGCACCTTCACGCTCGCGCCCTCGACGCTCGTGATCTGGATGGTGATCTACGGGTTCGTCGCCTCGGTCCTGCCGGTGTGGATGCTGCTCGCGCCGCGCGACTATCTGTCGACGTTCATGAAGCTCGGCACCATCGCGCTGCTCGCCATCGGCGTCGTAGTCGCGCTGCCGACGCTGAAGATGGACCCGGTCACCGAGTTCGCCTCGCGCGGCGACGGCCCGGTCTTCGCGGGCTCGCTCTTCCCCTTCGTCTTCATCACCATCGCGTGCGGCGCGCTCTCCGGCTTCCACGCGCTGATCTCCTCCGGCACGACGCCGAAGATGATCCAGAAGGAGACGCAGGTCCGGATGATCGGCTACGGCTCCATGCTGATGGAGTCGGCCGTGGCCGTGATGGCGCTCGTCGCCGCGAGCATCATCGACCCCGGGCTCTACTTCGCGATGAACGCGCCCGCCGGAGTCATCGGCGACAGCGTTCAGTCCGCGTCGCAGGCCGTCGCGGGCTTCGGGTACTCGATCTCGCCGGCGGAACTCGCGCAGGCCGCGAAGAACGTCGAGGAGGCGAGCCTGCTGTCCCGTACGGGCGGTGCGCCGACGCTCGCCGTCGGCGTCTCGGAGATCTTCTCGCAGGTGACCGGGGGCGGACTGCGCGCCTTCTGGTACCACTTCGCGATCATGTTCGAGGCGCTGTTCATCCTGACCGCGCTCGACGCGGGCACGCGCGTGGGCCGCTTCATGCTCCAGGACATGCTCGGCAACGTCTACAAGCCGTTCAAGAACATCAGCTGGAAGCCGGGGCTCCTGCTCACCAGCGCCGTCGTCGTCGGCCTGTGGGGCTACTTCCTGTGGGTCGGCGTGCACGAGCCGCTCGGCGGGATCAACCAGCTCTTCCCGATCTTCGGCATCTCCAACCAGCTGCTCGCCGCCGTCGCCCTCGCCGTCTGCACGACGCTGCTCGTGAAGTCGGGGCGGCTCAAGTGGGCCTGGATCACCGGGATCCCGCTGGTCTGGGACACCGTCGTGACGCTGACCGCCAGCTGGCAGAAGGTGTTCTCGTCCGACCCGCGCGTCGGCTTCTTCCAGCAGCGCTCGAACTACCAGGACGCCATCGACGCCGGCAAGATCCTGCCGCCCGCCAAGACCATGGACGACATGCACACCGTGGTCACCAACTCCACGGTGGACGGCGTCCTTTCGGCCGCGCTCGCCCTCCTCATCATCGTGGTGGTCCTCGACGCGCTGCGGGTATGCGTGAAGCACGTACGGAACCCGCAGTCGTCCAGGCTGAGCGAGGCGCCGTACGTCGAGTCCACGCTGGTGGCACCGGCCGGGCTCGTCCCGACACAGGAGGAGAAGGCGGAGGCGCGCGATGCCGGCGTCGGCAGTTCTACGGGTGGCTAG
- a CDS encoding DUF3311 domain-containing protein has product MSDAPEVKQPVVTPVRVIIALCLVAPFVAMLWVSSYAKIEPTLIGVPFFYWYQMLWVLISTALTMTAYKLWQRDQRARKSAQSAGGQA; this is encoded by the coding sequence ATGTCCGATGCGCCTGAAGTGAAACAACCGGTGGTCACGCCGGTGCGCGTGATCATTGCACTGTGTCTGGTCGCACCGTTCGTCGCGATGCTCTGGGTCAGCTCCTACGCCAAGATCGAACCGACGCTCATCGGCGTCCCGTTCTTCTACTGGTACCAGATGCTCTGGGTGCTCATCTCGACCGCGCTCACGATGACCGCGTACAAGCTGTGGCAGCGCGATCAGCGTGCCCGTAAGTCTGCTCAGTCGGCTGGAGGCCAGGCGTGA